GACCGGCCGAAAGACTGCCACCCGCCGGGGCCAAGACCGACGGCAACCTTCGCGGTGTCCACGGCGACCTGGTGACATGACTTCCGCAAGACGCACACCGCGCGACGGCGACGCCCCTGTGGGCACCAGCAGCGGCACCTCCGGTGAGGCCACGCTCGGCACCCCCGGCGAGGTCCCTTTCCGCGCCCCCGGCGAGATCCCCCTCGGCGCCCCCGGAGCGATCCCGCGCCACCGCCGAGTCCGCACGGCCCGCAAGCCGCTCATCGGTGGTCTCGTCGCCACGGCCGCGCTGGTCGGTGCCTGGTACGCCACCGCCGGTGCGGCCACCGCTCCCGCGCTCGCCCCCACCACCACGGCCGTGACCCTGTCCGCCAAGTTCCCCTACCTGTCCGCCGGTTACAACAACACGCGCGAGTGGACCCGGACGGCGACCGCGGTCGCGCCGAACGGCACCCTGCGGGTGGCCTGGCCCGCCTCGGACGGTGTGCACGTCACCCCGCTGACGTCGGCCGGAAAGCGTTCCGGCGCGGACACCGTCGTCAAGGGCGCCAAGGAGGTCGGCGGCCTGGTCGCGCACAACGACGGCTTCGCGCTGCTCACCCGGGTCGCCGACACCAACAAGTGGAAGGAGACGGCGGCCGCGATCGTCCGGTACACGGGTGCCAGGAGGACCTGGACGACCAAGCTCACCGGCGCCGCCTCGCACGACACCTCCCCCACCCTCGACGGCCAGCTCACCTGGAACGGCACGAAGTACGGCGCCTACTTCGTGGTGCACGGCGCGGGCGGCTTCGCGGACGGGCACTTCGGCGACAAGCTGACGTACGTCAGCGCCAAGGGCGGGAAGCTGGGCGGAGGTTGGGGCTGGGGGTGCAGCCACGACGAGGGGATCGCCCTGCACGCCGAGACCACCGGGAACTTCACCTCCCTCTGCTTCGACGACTGGCGTTCGGGCCTGTTCGTGTCGACGGGCATCGGCGCCCCTGACGTGGCCCCGGTCGTGCAGCGCGAGCAGTGCTGGGCGGGGTACTGCGGCGGCACGTTCCCCGGCCGCACCGGTGACCTGGTGAAGTCCGCCACCGGCCGCTACGCGACCGCGTTCGCGTCGCGGGGTGCCGCGTCCGCGAAGAAGAACCCGGACGACTCGAGCGGCCGCGGCTGGACGGTCAAGCCGAGTACCAGCACCCACCAGGTGGCCGTGGCCTTCCTGAAGAACCGCAACTCCGGCCCCGGCAAGGCGGTCTACCTCACCAACGCACCCGGCACCGAGCACATCAACGTGCACGTGGCGCCGTACGGCAAGGACCGCCTCCTCGTGTCCTGGGAGTCCCTGAAGAACCCCAAGTGCACGAGCGGCACCTGCACCGGCACCTTCACGGGCACCCACCTGCGTCTCATCGACTGGAACGGCAAGGTCCAGGGCGCGGACAAGGTGGTCCCGACGCGGATCACGGGTGACATAGCCGTCCAGAAGGACGGGACGCTGACCTGGGCCTACGTCCCGGTGGCGCCGACGTACACGAAGCCGCTGACGGGCGCGTCCCCGACCTCGACGAGCCTGCGGATCGCCCGCCTCAAGCCCTGAGGACATCCACTCCGGAACTGTCGAGGCGGACCCGCGTCTCGGGGCCCTCGGTCCACACCACCGCCAACTCGCCCTCCCCTACGACCCGTACGGTCACCGTCTCCGCCAACGGCACTGCGTCGGCGTCCGCGGTGAGGCGGGACAGCGCGGCGAACAGGGTGTTGCCGTCTCCCGTCTCGCCGCCGAGGTCGGTGTCCAGGCCCACGGCCGGGAGGAGTTCGGTCAGGAGTCCGTCTCGTGGGGTCCAGCCCGTCACCCGTACCGGGGTGCCGGGGGCGGCGCCGGTCACCAGGAAGGCGCGTACCTCGACGGCTCCCCGTGCGAGCACCACGCTGGAGACCCGGGCGCCGCCGGCCGTCGTGTGGCGGGAGGCCGCCCATCCCTCGCCGACGCCCAGGGGCTCGATCTCGGTGCGGCTCGGGTCGCCGTCCAGGATGAGGCTGTTGTCGTACGACGGTGAGGGTTCCGTCACCGTGGAGTAGGCGAGGCGGGTGTAGTACGGGTCGTAGCGGACGTCCTCGCTGCCGTGGTTGTGGAGGCGGACCACGCCGTCCGAACGGGTGGATTGCAGAAGCCAGTTGGGGGCGGCGATCGGGGTGAGCGCGTCGGAGCTCTCGGCCGGGCCGGGTTCCTCCACCGCCGTCCACACCTCGTGGTCGGCCGGGAGGAGCAGGCCGAGGAAGCCCTTGCTCGCCCAGTACGGGGACGCGGGGCCCGAATAGCCCTGCAGGACGGCCGGGTCGGGGCCGTGCCAGCCGAGGGAGAGCAGGCCGTTGGAGTCCACCGCGCCCCGGTCCAGGAAGTACTTCAGGGCGCCGGAGGCCAGTCGTCGCGTCTGGCCCGGGGGCAGCGGGGTGTGGCCCGTCAGGGCGCCCAGCCACAGGGGGGCCGTGGTCGCGAAGCGGTACGTCAGGGAGCGGCCCTGGTGCATCGGGGCGCCGTCGGCGCCGAACAGGCGGGCGTAGTCCTCGAGATGGCGGGAGAGGCGGCCGCCGTACAGGTCCAGCAGCCGGTCGTCCCGCGTGAGCCAGGCGTGCAGCACCGGGTAGAGGTGCATGGCCCAGCCGTTGTAGTAGTCGAACTTGCGGCCGTCGCCGTCGGTGTACCAGCCGTCGCCGACGTACCACTGCTCGATCCGCGTGAGACCCCGGTCGATCGCCTTGCGGCACGCCTCGGGCTCGTAGCCGACCGACTCCAGGAAGCCGGCGACGGTGACCGGGAACAACTCCCAGTTGCAGGGCCAGGCCTCGGCGGTCAGCGCGTCGCCGAGCCAGGCCGCGGCGCGCTGCCGTACGGCGTCGTCCAGCCGGTCCCACAGCAGCGGCTTGGTGATCCGCAGCGCGAAGGCGATCGACGCCGCCTCGACCAGCGGCTGGGTGCGGTCCTCGATGCGCGGCCACACCCCGCTGACACCGGCCGCGAGGCCCTCGGCGTACCGCTGGAGCGTGGTCTCGTCCGGGCGGAAGGCCGCCAGCAGGAGCGTACGGGCGTAGCCCTCCAGGCCGTCGGAGAGGCGGCCCGTCCAGCTCTGGCGGTCGCCGGGGAAGTGGTAGAGGGCGCGGTCCTCGGTGGCGTACGGCTCCACCGCCGCGAGCAGGGCGTCGGCGGCGGCCTCCCAGTGGGCGCGCGTGTAGCCGGTGTGCGGACTGAGGGTGCGGTCCTCGGGAGGCAGGTGCATCGGTTCTCTCTTCTTCGACTTGCAGACTCGCGACTTGCAGACTCGCGGCTCGCGGCTCGCGGCTCGCGGCTCGGCTTGCGGCTTGCGACTCGGCTTGCGGCCCGCGGCTCGCAACGCAGACCTGGGGCGCCCCGGTTCCGGTCGGGACGCCCCAGGCGTCTATCCCACCCTCACAGCCCCTTTGGGCACCAGTCCCTGCGCGAGCAGTTCGTCGCGGACCAGGCCCGCGTACACGGTGGCGCCGTGCACGGAGGTGTGGGTGTTGTCCCTTTTCTCGTTGTAGAGGTAGATCGCCTTGGAACCCTCCACGCCCAAGGACTCCACCAGCGTCTTCGTCTTCGCCGTCAGGTCGACCAGCGGGACGTCCTCGGCCGCGGCCACCGAGCGGATCACCGCGGGATGGTCCACGCCGAGGCCGTTGACCAGCAGGGCCGTCCCGTTGTTCAGTGTGCCGTCCGAGTTGAACCAGCGTCGCACGATGGGCGTCACGAGGACAGGGTTCCCGCCTTTCTCCCTCACACCCGCGACCAGTGTCTCCAGGTTCGCCCGGTACGTCGCCTCGTCCGTGGTCTTGTCGTTGTGGGCGAGCTGGATCAGGACGAGGTCGCCGCGGCGGATCAGCGGCTGGACCGTGGCCCACAGACGCGGCTCGGACAGATACGTCACCGTGCTCTCGCCGGAGTCGGCGTAGTTGGCCACGGACACGCCCTTGCGGAGGTACTGGGGCAGCTGCTGGCCCCAGCCGGAGTACGGGTCGCCGGGCTGGTCGCAGACCGTGGAGTCGCCGACGAGGAAGATCTGTCGGGCGTGCCGGGCGGGGGTGAC
Above is a window of Streptomyces griseorubiginosus DNA encoding:
- a CDS encoding DUF2264 domain-containing protein, whose product is MHLPPEDRTLSPHTGYTRAHWEAAADALLAAVEPYATEDRALYHFPGDRQSWTGRLSDGLEGYARTLLLAAFRPDETTLQRYAEGLAAGVSGVWPRIEDRTQPLVEAASIAFALRITKPLLWDRLDDAVRQRAAAWLGDALTAEAWPCNWELFPVTVAGFLESVGYEPEACRKAIDRGLTRIEQWYVGDGWYTDGDGRKFDYYNGWAMHLYPVLHAWLTRDDRLLDLYGGRLSRHLEDYARLFGADGAPMHQGRSLTYRFATTAPLWLGALTGHTPLPPGQTRRLASGALKYFLDRGAVDSNGLLSLGWHGPDPAVLQGYSGPASPYWASKGFLGLLLPADHEVWTAVEEPGPAESSDALTPIAAPNWLLQSTRSDGVVRLHNHGSEDVRYDPYYTRLAYSTVTEPSPSYDNSLILDGDPSRTEIEPLGVGEGWAASRHTTAGGARVSSVVLARGAVEVRAFLVTGAAPGTPVRVTGWTPRDGLLTELLPAVGLDTDLGGETGDGNTLFAALSRLTADADAVPLAETVTVRVVGEGELAVVWTEGPETRVRLDSSGVDVLRA
- a CDS encoding rhamnogalacturonan acetylesterase, which translates into the protein MRRFNLAVLAAVTLAAGLAATPAQAHTGRALGIENCTGSACHFDVPPGTYDVKVLLGGDAASNTAITGETRRSLLPETAVAAGERTARSFTVNVRTPEGEPTGPDGTPGLDLTLGGTAPALADIRVTPARHARQIFLVGDSTVCDQPGDPYSGWGQQLPQYLRKGVSVANYADSGESTVTYLSEPRLWATVQPLIRRGDLVLIQLAHNDKTTDEATYRANLETLVAGVREKGGNPVLVTPIVRRWFNSDGTLNNGTALLVNGLGVDHPAVIRSVAAAEDVPLVDLTAKTKTLVESLGVEGSKAIYLYNEKRDNTHTSVHGATVYAGLVRDELLAQGLVPKGAVRVG